The following proteins are encoded in a genomic region of Gossypium hirsutum isolate 1008001.06 chromosome D05, Gossypium_hirsutum_v2.1, whole genome shotgun sequence:
- the LOC121217808 gene encoding uncharacterized protein, with the protein MSSRRRYSIGFLHGGLAQCYDMLNGQNTSGFGWDDHRQLVVAEDAVWDSYLKSHKEVGQFRHRSFPYYDQLTAIYARDRATGKDAQTAADVLEEINAEDVPTADINEERNEYYDCDANVSLDDMDVSATEPEPDRNQGVSSSSKRKKRILMQVIIFLIQFMMLPLYWLKTCGPLANKSIRVLPPMW; encoded by the exons ATGAGTTCCAGAAGAAGATACAGCattggtttcttgcatggtggacttgcacaatgttatgacatgcttaatggccaaaacacaaGCGGTTTTGGGTGGGATGatcataggcagctcgttgttgctgaagatgcggtttgggactcttatttaaag agtcataaagaagTTGGTCAGTTTAGACATCGTAGTTTCCCTTACTACGACCaacttactgccatatacgcaagagatcgagcgactgggaaagatgctcaaacagccgctgatgttcttgaagaaataaatgctgaAGATGTACCTACTGCAGATAttaatgaagaaagaaacgaaTACTATGACTGCGATGCTAATgtctctttggatgacatggatgtttctgctaCGGAGCCGGAACCAGATAGAAACCAAGGGGTTTCCTCATCTTCAAAGAGGAAAAAAAGAATTCTGATGCAAGTGATCATTTTTCTTATTCAGTTCATgatgctgccactttattggTTGAAAACATGCGGGCCATTGGCGAACAAATCAATAAgagtattgcctccgatgtgGTAG
- the LOC107905611 gene encoding MFP1 attachment factor 1: MADPESPTAKDSAAPTTEPHHTQTQVDDTAAKLSNLTFKIWPPTQRTRDAVLNRLVETLSSESVLSKRYGTIPKEEASAAAKLIEEEAFSVAGASFSTDEDGIEILQVYSKEISKRMLDTVKARAAAATDSTPSGSAEVDSNNVGTAVGEEDSSSSVKAED; this comes from the coding sequence ATGGCTGATCCTGAATCCCCCACTGCTAAGGACTCTGCCGCACCAACCACGGAGCCCCACCACACCCAAACCCAAGTAGACGACACTGCCGCCAAACTCAGCAACCTCACCTTTAAAATTTGGCCCCCCACCCAACGAACTCGTGACGCCGTCCTCAACCGTCTCGTCGAGACGCTATCCTCCGAATCCGTCCTTTCCAAACGCTATGGAACCATCCCAAAGGAGGAGGCTTCCGCTGCGGCCAAGTTGATCGAGGAGGAGGCTTTCTCGGTCGCCGGCGCATCCTTCTCCACCGACGAGGACGGCATCGAGATCCTCCAGGTGTATTCCAAGGAAATCAGCAAGCGTATGCTCGACACTGTCAAAGCCCGAGCTGCTGCTGCCACTGACTCCACTCCTTCAGGTTCGGCGGAAGTAGACTCGAATAACGTGGGAACTGCGGTTGGTGAGGAGGATTCGTCCTCGTCCGTCAAGGCTGAGGATTGA